In one window of Chryseobacterium viscerum DNA:
- the leuD gene encoding 3-isopropylmalate dehydratase small subunit, whose translation MQKLVVLKSRAVPLPAENIDTDQIIPARFLKSIDRKGFGENLFRDWRFNIQTGEPNPDFVLNNPKFSGQILVAGNNFGCGSSREHAAWSLTDYGFKVIISSYFADIFKGNALNNGLLPVKVSEEFLKEILEGINENPDNEIAIDVELQSVSFKDTTETFEIDSYKKICLLNGYDDIDFLISRKQTITNFELKTQKANEQQLF comes from the coding sequence ATGCAAAAATTAGTTGTTTTAAAATCCCGTGCAGTTCCATTGCCGGCAGAAAATATAGATACAGACCAGATTATTCCGGCAAGATTCCTGAAAAGTATAGACAGAAAAGGGTTCGGAGAAAATCTGTTCAGAGATTGGAGATTCAATATCCAGACAGGAGAACCTAATCCTGATTTTGTTTTAAACAATCCTAAATTCAGTGGCCAGATTTTGGTGGCAGGAAATAATTTCGGTTGTGGAAGCAGCCGTGAACATGCAGCCTGGTCTTTAACAGATTATGGATTTAAAGTAATTATTTCCAGTTATTTTGCTGATATTTTTAAAGGAAATGCTCTGAATAACGGACTTCTTCCTGTAAAAGTTTCTGAAGAATTTTTAAAAGAAATTTTAGAAGGAATCAATGAAAATCCTGATAATGAAATCGCTATTGATGTGGAATTACAATCTGTAAGCTTTAAAGATACCACGGAGACTTTTGAGATTGATTCTTATAAAAAAATATGTCTGCTAAATGGCTATGACGATATTGATTTTTTAATCAGCAGAAAACAGACAATCACAAATTTTGAACTAAAGACACAAAAAGCAAATGAGCAACAATTATTTTAA
- the leuC gene encoding 3-isopropylmalate dehydratase large subunit: MDNSKKTLFDKVWDAHVVETIPDGPQIIYIDKHLIHEVTSPQAFAELESRNLEIFRPEQIVATADHNVPTLHQEQPIKDALSRNQVEQLTENCKKNNIELFGLGHQYQGIVHIIAPELGITQPGMSIVCGDSHTSTHGAFGSIAFGIGTSQVAQVFASQCLLLNKPKSMRITVNGELNENVQPKDVILYIISKIGTDGGTGYFCEYAGNVFEEMSMEGRMTVCNMSIEMGARGGMIAPDETTFEYVQGRKFAPEGEDWNEKVAYWKTLKTDEGAVFDEELSFDASDIYPMITYGTNPGMGISIREVIPAPQNESEEKALQYMGLEAGQTVNSINVNYVFIGSCTNARIEDFRSAAQYIKGKNKSEAVQALIVPGSQQVVKQIYEEGLDKIFSDAGFQIRQPGCSACLAMNDDKIPEGAYCVSTSNRNFEGRQGQGSRTILASPLTAAKAAIEGKISAFESLN; encoded by the coding sequence ATGGACAACAGTAAAAAAACACTTTTTGATAAAGTATGGGACGCTCACGTGGTAGAAACCATTCCTGACGGACCTCAGATTATTTATATAGACAAACATCTTATTCATGAGGTAACCAGCCCTCAGGCTTTTGCAGAACTGGAATCCAGAAACCTGGAAATATTCAGACCGGAACAGATTGTAGCCACTGCGGATCACAATGTACCTACTTTACATCAGGAACAGCCCATTAAAGATGCTCTTTCAAGAAATCAGGTAGAACAGCTTACAGAAAACTGTAAGAAAAACAATATTGAGCTTTTCGGATTAGGACACCAATATCAGGGAATCGTTCATATCATCGCTCCGGAATTAGGAATTACCCAGCCGGGAATGAGTATTGTGTGTGGTGACAGCCATACATCTACGCATGGAGCATTTGGATCTATTGCCTTTGGAATTGGAACCAGTCAGGTGGCTCAGGTATTTGCCAGCCAATGCTTATTGCTTAACAAGCCAAAATCAATGAGAATTACAGTCAATGGCGAATTGAATGAAAATGTTCAGCCTAAAGATGTGATTCTTTATATCATTTCAAAAATAGGAACCGACGGAGGAACAGGATACTTCTGTGAATATGCAGGAAATGTATTTGAAGAAATGTCAATGGAAGGAAGGATGACAGTCTGCAACATGAGTATTGAAATGGGTGCCAGAGGCGGTATGATTGCTCCGGATGAAACCACTTTTGAATACGTACAGGGAAGAAAATTTGCTCCGGAAGGAGAAGATTGGAATGAAAAAGTAGCCTATTGGAAAACTCTGAAAACAGATGAAGGAGCAGTTTTTGATGAAGAACTCAGCTTTGATGCTTCAGATATCTACCCAATGATTACTTACGGTACCAACCCTGGAATGGGGATTTCAATCCGTGAAGTTATTCCGGCTCCGCAGAATGAATCGGAAGAGAAAGCGTTACAGTATATGGGATTGGAAGCAGGGCAGACCGTTAACAGTATCAATGTTAATTATGTTTTCATAGGAAGCTGTACCAATGCAAGAATAGAGGATTTCCGTTCTGCAGCTCAGTATATTAAAGGGAAGAACAAATCGGAAGCCGTACAAGCTCTGATTGTTCCCGGATCTCAACAGGTTGTTAAACAGATTTATGAGGAAGGATTGGATAAAATATTCAGTGATGCAGGATTCCAGATCCGTCAGCCAGGATGTTCAGCGTGCCTGGCCATGAATGATGATAAAATTCCGGAAGGAGCGTATTGTGTTTCCACTTCCAACAGAAACTTTGAAGGTAGACAGGGACAGGGTTCAAGGACGATTCTTGCCAGCCCGCTTACCGCAGCAAAAGCAGCAATAGAAGGTAAGATCTCAGCTTTTGAAAGTTTAAACTAA
- a CDS encoding 2-isopropylmalate synthase — MDSEKIEIFDTTLRDGEQVPGCKLNTEQKLIIAERLDELGIDIIEAGFPISSPGDFESVSEISKLVRKAKVCGLTRANKKDIDTAAEALKYAKRPRIHTGIGTSDSHIKYKFNSTREDIIERAVEAVRYAKIYVEDVEFYAEDAGRTDNEYLAQVCEAVIKAGATVLNIPDTTGYCLPEEYGQKIKYLRENVKGIEKAVLSCHCHNDLGLATANSIAGAINGARQIECTINGLGERAGNTALEEVVMILKQHKDLNLHTNVNSRMLNEMSTMVSDLMGMSVQPNKAIVGANAFAHSSGIHQDGVIKNRETYEIIDPAEVGVNASSIILTARSGRSALAYRFKHIGYEVTKNELDYLYQEFLKIADLKKEIGNDDLNMMMDSFSRKIG; from the coding sequence ATGGATTCCGAAAAAATTGAAATTTTTGATACAACACTAAGAGATGGGGAGCAGGTTCCGGGATGTAAACTGAATACGGAACAAAAACTGATTATAGCTGAAAGACTTGATGAGCTAGGGATTGATATCATTGAAGCGGGATTCCCAATTTCCAGTCCGGGAGATTTTGAATCTGTTTCAGAAATTTCAAAACTTGTGAGAAAAGCTAAAGTATGCGGACTCACAAGAGCGAATAAAAAAGATATTGATACCGCAGCGGAAGCACTGAAGTATGCAAAGAGACCAAGAATACACACCGGAATCGGAACTTCCGATTCTCACATTAAATATAAATTCAACTCAACAAGAGAAGATATTATTGAAAGAGCTGTGGAGGCCGTAAGGTATGCCAAAATTTATGTGGAAGACGTAGAATTTTATGCTGAAGATGCAGGGAGAACAGACAATGAATACCTGGCGCAGGTTTGTGAGGCAGTTATCAAAGCAGGGGCTACTGTTCTGAATATTCCTGATACAACAGGATATTGCCTGCCGGAAGAATATGGACAGAAAATAAAGTATCTGAGGGAAAACGTAAAAGGAATTGAAAAAGCAGTGCTTTCATGTCATTGCCACAATGATCTTGGACTGGCTACTGCCAATTCTATTGCCGGAGCGATTAATGGAGCCCGTCAGATTGAATGCACCATCAATGGATTGGGAGAAAGAGCTGGTAATACGGCTTTAGAAGAAGTCGTCATGATCCTGAAACAGCACAAAGATCTGAATCTGCATACCAATGTGAATTCCAGAATGCTGAATGAAATGAGTACAATGGTTTCAGATCTGATGGGAATGTCTGTACAGCCCAATAAAGCTATTGTAGGAGCCAATGCTTTTGCTCACAGCTCAGGAATTCATCAGGATGGCGTAATCAAAAACAGGGAAACTTATGAAATTATAGATCCTGCAGAAGTAGGAGTAAATGCTTCTTCAATTATTCTTACAGCCAGAAGCGGCCGTTCAGCATTGGCTTATCGTTTCAAGCATATCGGTTACGAGGTTACCAAAAATGAGCTTGATTATTTATATCAGGAGTTTTTGAAGATCGCAGACCTTAAAAAAGAAATAGGTAACGATGATCTGAACATGATGATGGATTCTTTCAGTAGAAAAATAGGATAG
- a CDS encoding dipeptidase produces the protein MNTINVDLHCDLLCYLLEPGSLIDDKELGCSLPYLKEGNVKLQVMAIYSATGDNSTVYGARQSEIFSDFLQNENFFLFDGENYKNSENTDKVGVIASIENASGFCGENDTLESGFKNLEAIIEKTQRILYLGITHHTENRFGGGNYSEVGLKDDGKVLLDYISEKNIAIDLAHTSDQLAYGILNYIDQRNYRIPILASHSNYRQVHDKKRNLPDELAKEVIKRKGLIGLNFIRNCIDERNAEVLYEHIQYGLDLGGEDAIAYGADFYFWKNHPDKSRYPIFFEGYDDASAFNAINKEIEKRFSSELVEKISHKNALHFIESMYK, from the coding sequence ATGAATACGATAAATGTTGATCTGCATTGCGATTTATTGTGCTATTTATTAGAACCGGGCTCATTAATTGATGACAAAGAGCTTGGCTGTTCACTTCCTTATTTAAAAGAGGGAAATGTAAAACTTCAGGTTATGGCTATATACTCTGCAACAGGGGATAATAGTACTGTTTATGGAGCAAGACAGAGCGAAATATTCTCAGATTTCCTACAGAATGAAAATTTTTTCCTATTTGATGGTGAAAATTATAAAAACTCTGAGAACACAGATAAAGTAGGAGTTATTGCTTCTATTGAAAATGCATCCGGCTTTTGTGGCGAAAATGATACCCTGGAATCCGGTTTTAAAAATCTGGAAGCTATCATTGAAAAAACACAGCGAATTCTTTACCTGGGAATAACCCATCATACTGAGAACCGCTTTGGAGGAGGAAACTATTCTGAGGTAGGACTTAAAGATGATGGAAAAGTTCTGCTTGATTATATTTCAGAAAAAAATATTGCTATTGATCTGGCGCATACCAGTGATCAGCTTGCCTATGGAATTCTGAATTATATAGATCAAAGAAACTACAGGATTCCTATTTTGGCAAGTCATTCTAACTATAGACAAGTACATGACAAAAAGAGGAACCTTCCAGATGAACTGGCAAAAGAAGTTATTAAAAGAAAAGGATTAATAGGCCTCAATTTTATCCGTAATTGTATTGATGAGAGAAATGCAGAGGTATTATATGAACATATTCAATACGGTCTTGATTTAGGAGGTGAAGATGCTATTGCTTATGGTGCAGATTTTTATTTTTGGAAAAACCATCCCGATAAATCCCGTTATCCAATTTTCTTTGAAGGATATGATGACGCATCTGCTTTTAATGCAATCAATAAAGAAATTGAAAAACGCTTTTCATCCGAACTGGTAGAAAAAATCAGTCATAAAAATGCATTACATTTTATAGAGAGTATGTATAAATAA
- the thrS gene encoding threonine--tRNA ligase: MIKITLPDNSVKEFEGAVTPLDVAKSISEGLARNTISAIVNDKQVETTTPITTDSTVQLLTWNDDLGKKAFWHSSAHLLAQAILEFYPNAKLTIGPAIESGFYYDVDFGDESLSEKDFEKIEKKILENAKKGSTFSLYPVSKEDALKTYADNPYKVELISNLNDGEITFVTHDNFTDLCRGGHIPNTGIVKAVKILNAAGAYWRGNEKNPQLTRVYGISFPKQKDLTEYLERLEEAKRRDHRKLGKELGIFAFSEKVGAGLPLWLPKGTALRRKLENFLSDAQKKGGYEFVMSPHIGAKELYVTSGHWDKYGEDSFQPIKTPNEGEEFLLKPMNCPHHCEIYKTSQWSYRDLPKRYAEFGTVYRYEQSGELHGLTRVRGFTQDDAHLFCTPDQLSEEFEKVIDLTLYVFKSLGFEDFVTQVSLRDPENKQKYIGSDENWEKAESAIINAAQKKGLKTVVEYGEAAFYGPKLDFMVKDALGRKWQLGTIQVDYNLPERFDLHYIGNDNEKHRPVMIHRAPFGSMERFIAILLENTAGDFPLWLSPDQFIILPISEKYVDYSKKVSQFLENHDISGQIDDRNEKTGKKIRDAELNKIPFMLVVGENEEKEGTISVRRRGEGDLGVMKLEDFVAYFKKEAAI; this comes from the coding sequence ATGATAAAAATTACACTTCCAGACAATAGTGTCAAAGAATTCGAGGGAGCAGTGACTCCTCTAGATGTGGCAAAATCTATAAGCGAGGGATTGGCTAGAAACACCATTTCCGCAATTGTTAATGATAAACAAGTAGAAACTACCACACCTATAACCACGGATTCTACGGTACAGCTTTTGACCTGGAATGATGATCTTGGAAAGAAGGCTTTCTGGCACTCTTCTGCCCACCTTTTGGCACAGGCTATCCTTGAGTTTTATCCTAATGCTAAGTTGACCATTGGCCCTGCCATCGAAAGTGGATTCTACTATGATGTAGATTTCGGGGATGAAAGCTTATCTGAAAAAGATTTTGAAAAGATTGAGAAAAAGATCTTAGAAAACGCGAAGAAAGGTTCTACCTTCTCTCTTTATCCGGTTTCTAAAGAAGATGCTTTAAAAACATATGCAGACAATCCTTACAAAGTGGAACTGATCTCTAATCTTAATGATGGAGAAATCACTTTTGTAACGCACGATAATTTCACAGACTTATGTCGTGGTGGTCATATTCCGAATACAGGAATTGTAAAGGCGGTTAAAATTTTAAATGCAGCCGGAGCATATTGGAGAGGAAATGAAAAGAACCCTCAATTGACAAGAGTATATGGTATTTCTTTCCCTAAGCAGAAAGATCTTACTGAATACCTTGAGAGATTGGAGGAAGCCAAAAGAAGAGACCACAGAAAATTAGGTAAAGAACTTGGAATTTTTGCATTCTCTGAAAAAGTAGGTGCCGGTTTACCACTTTGGCTGCCAAAAGGTACTGCTTTAAGAAGAAAACTAGAGAATTTCCTTTCTGATGCTCAGAAAAAAGGAGGTTATGAATTTGTAATGTCTCCACACATCGGGGCAAAAGAATTATACGTAACTTCAGGACACTGGGATAAATATGGGGAAGATAGCTTCCAGCCGATCAAAACTCCGAATGAAGGAGAAGAATTCTTGCTGAAACCAATGAACTGTCCTCACCACTGTGAAATTTACAAAACTTCACAATGGAGCTACAGAGATTTACCAAAAAGATATGCAGAATTCGGAACAGTATACAGATATGAGCAAAGTGGAGAACTTCACGGATTAACGAGAGTTCGTGGATTTACTCAGGATGATGCCCACCTTTTCTGTACTCCGGATCAGCTTTCTGAAGAATTTGAAAAGGTAATTGATCTTACTCTTTATGTTTTCAAATCTTTAGGTTTTGAAGACTTTGTAACGCAGGTATCATTAAGAGATCCTGAAAACAAACAAAAGTATATCGGTTCTGATGAGAATTGGGAGAAAGCAGAAAGTGCAATCATCAATGCAGCTCAGAAGAAAGGTTTAAAAACTGTAGTAGAATACGGTGAAGCGGCATTCTACGGTCCTAAGCTTGACTTCATGGTGAAAGATGCTTTGGGAAGAAAATGGCAGCTGGGAACTATCCAGGTAGATTATAACCTTCCTGAAAGATTTGATCTTCATTATATCGGAAATGATAATGAAAAACACAGACCGGTAATGATCCACAGAGCACCATTTGGTTCTATGGAGCGCTTCATTGCTATTTTGCTGGAAAACACAGCAGGTGATTTCCCATTATGGCTAAGCCCGGATCAGTTTATTATTCTACCGATCAGTGAAAAATATGTAGATTATTCAAAAAAAGTTTCACAATTTTTGGAAAATCACGATATTAGCGGTCAGATTGACGACAGAAATGAGAAAACGGGTAAGAAAATCCGTGATGCAGAATTGAATAAGATTCCTTTCATGCTTGTAGTAGGAGAAAATGAAGAAAAAGAAGGCACGATTTCTGTAAGAAGACGTGGAGAAGGAGATCTTGGAGTGATGAAACTGGAGGATTTCGTTGCTTACTTTAAAAAGGAGGCAGCCATATAA
- the infC gene encoding translation initiation factor IF-3, producing MINDKIRVRELRLVGDNVEPGIYPIDKARQIAADQELDLVVISDKAEPFIARILEYKKFLYEQKKKQKELKAKQVKVVVKEIRFGPQTDDHDYEFKKKHAEKFLEEGSKLKTYVFFKGRSIIFKDQGEILLLKLAQELEHVGKVDQLPKLEGKRMIMMMSPKKPAK from the coding sequence TTGATCAACGATAAAATTCGTGTGAGAGAGCTTCGTTTGGTGGGCGATAACGTAGAGCCAGGAATTTATCCAATTGACAAGGCAAGACAGATTGCTGCGGACCAGGAATTGGATTTAGTAGTAATTTCTGATAAGGCTGAACCTTTTATTGCAAGAATATTAGAATATAAGAAATTCTTATATGAGCAAAAGAAAAAACAGAAGGAACTTAAAGCTAAGCAAGTAAAAGTGGTTGTAAAAGAGATCCGTTTCGGACCTCAGACTGATGACCATGATTACGAATTCAAGAAGAAGCATGCTGAAAAATTCCTTGAAGAAGGTTCTAAGCTAAAAACCTACGTATTTTTTAAAGGACGTTCGATTATCTTTAAGGACCAGGGAGAAATTTTGCTTTTAAAACTAGCTCAGGAACTAGAGCATGTGGGTAAAGTAGACCAGCTTCCTAAACTTGAAGGAAAAAGGATGATTATGATGATGAGTCCTAAAAAACCGGCAAAATAA
- a CDS encoding resolvase produces the protein MKILNQIFISSMVVFVGCNQQNTKTEKNKAETEVKQKKITLSDFKKIKGVDNVQDVPFQLFTKLDSVQFFVSPNKDGAHLKMAYNKFDNYYGFEEFEDFYSIHYSINNNISNSIEAFVLKSEFKAAFELTLQGLDLYEIRSSTFKESSDFKNKSFKKFGTIAEISEQEFKANSKNKIGEELVRNPNIQLQNGDWVYTENGRKEIITQHENISTETGPLANEYVGRSPYLNLEVFRENSDEVVDSFYSFYNIKNTVMFELGTEGYPQILPTKGWVTSVSSNNDVGSNFVISKYQPQTKKQDNLLYVNFTNFKIADNKKAFWTDNDTFYAEVYPLNSSAANGKKQKTAFIKIQLKANLF, from the coding sequence ATGAAAATTTTAAATCAAATCTTCATCTCATCTATGGTTGTTTTTGTGGGATGCAATCAGCAGAATACAAAGACAGAAAAAAACAAGGCAGAAACTGAAGTTAAGCAAAAAAAGATAACACTGTCCGATTTCAAAAAAATAAAGGGTGTAGATAATGTGCAGGATGTTCCGTTTCAATTATTTACCAAACTTGATTCTGTACAATTCTTTGTGTCTCCGAATAAAGATGGTGCTCATCTGAAAATGGCTTATAATAAGTTCGATAATTACTACGGATTTGAAGAATTTGAAGACTTCTACTCTATTCATTACAGTATTAATAACAATATTTCGAACAGCATTGAGGCTTTTGTCCTGAAATCAGAATTTAAAGCCGCATTTGAACTGACATTACAAGGTCTAGATCTTTATGAAATCAGAAGCAGTACATTTAAGGAATCAAGTGATTTTAAAAACAAATCTTTTAAAAAATTTGGTACCATTGCAGAGATTTCAGAGCAGGAATTTAAAGCAAACTCAAAAAATAAAATCGGTGAAGAATTAGTGAGAAACCCCAATATACAATTGCAGAATGGTGACTGGGTATACACTGAAAATGGCAGAAAAGAGATCATTACACAACATGAAAATATATCTACGGAAACCGGACCTTTGGCTAATGAATATGTAGGACGATCCCCTTATTTAAACCTTGAGGTTTTCAGAGAAAATTCTGACGAAGTTGTAGATTCTTTCTATTCTTTTTACAATATAAAAAATACAGTTATGTTTGAACTGGGTACAGAAGGTTATCCGCAGATTCTTCCTACTAAAGGCTGGGTTACCTCTGTCTCATCCAATAATGATGTGGGGAGTAATTTTGTTATTTCTAAATACCAACCACAAACCAAAAAACAGGACAATCTTTTATACGTGAATTTTACCAACTTCAAAATAGCTGATAATAAAAAGGCATTCTGGACAGATAATGATACCTTTTATGCAGAAGTCTATCCGCTTAATTCATCTGCAGCCAATGGTAAAAAACAGAAAACGGCTTTTATAAAAATTCAGCTGAAAGCGAATCTGTTTTAG
- a CDS encoding response regulator transcription factor translates to MIKVAITDDHPLLLEGLKNILGHSNTIDVVDCFRNVAEMNAGLAKQAVDILLLDINLVDINSIELIKLLKKKYGNLQIIILSVHNELPVINSTLAEGALGYIQKNASVSEILEGITAVYAGNRFLCSQTKSVLEKKNGDGLNQVPKLTRREKEILAEAAKGLTTNQMAEKLFISPHTVESHRKNLIEKFQTSNLSSAIKLAIEYGLVIE, encoded by the coding sequence ATGATAAAAGTAGCCATAACAGATGATCATCCACTTCTCCTGGAAGGGCTGAAGAATATTTTAGGACACAGCAATACGATAGATGTTGTAGATTGTTTCAGAAACGTTGCTGAAATGAATGCAGGTCTGGCAAAACAAGCGGTCGATATTCTGCTGTTGGACATCAATCTGGTAGATATCAACAGCATCGAACTGATAAAACTATTGAAGAAAAAGTATGGAAATCTGCAAATTATTATACTGAGCGTTCACAATGAACTGCCTGTAATTAACAGTACCCTTGCTGAAGGTGCTTTGGGATACATTCAAAAAAATGCTTCAGTTTCCGAAATCCTTGAAGGGATCACTGCCGTATATGCCGGCAACCGGTTTTTATGCTCACAAACCAAGTCTGTTCTGGAGAAAAAAAATGGAGATGGATTAAATCAGGTCCCGAAACTGACACGAAGAGAAAAGGAAATTTTAGCCGAAGCAGCAAAAGGACTTACAACCAATCAAATGGCAGAAAAGCTATTTATCAGCCCGCACACGGTAGAAAGCCACAGAAAAAACCTTATTGAAAAATTTCAAACCTCTAATCTGAGTTCCGCTATTAAGCTGGCTATAGAATACGGTCTGGTGATCGAATAA
- a CDS encoding histidine kinase, whose amino-acid sequence MKFNKDKGLIYRLLFIFTLCVCPFFVQAQDVLSKLEKEYSQASNNTTEQLNLAPKFATALFFHNLKSKSYQILETNISIAAKQTDGKYATILYAVQAMNYRLDNKTTESSKSLDMAKTYSLKTNSNEAKGYVQYAKGWILTRNNKTTDAVAAYLKAIEYYENSPTTSTLYGRLGNAAKELSAIYADLNEYQLEEKYSKQFLLLASKQNDPNLIFDAYMRMGYVYEQKYTQESSNTMFRNKTEQYYLQAIATFNKNKDVMLSRNSLSYAAINLANLYTGFDSNKAMQYAQLANKVSLEIGDAIHIASSFGILAELALQDKNYDLAKSYFLKASMEIGKSPVRNHMIELSILESLSRISEEQGNYKEALSYYKSYVNQYKSVYDQEKLDITKRLESQFDKERQEQKYIKLQLESDKKAQEIKLINILRAQREQVYNNLKLVEENQRERLKFSELESEKKEQQLRLAKLETQQKNNDINNFKKLLAFKEKINTYYIFFIIFFIVLILLLLYAYKQRAKSMKQRDELHALAMEKEKQNSKISTLTALLEGQEQERGRLARDLHDGLGGLLSGTKHQLSYLNPHQSENIEEGISKSIDQIDGAVEELRRVAHNLMPDLLMKYGLEVAIQEFASRISNNALEIHAEFINYSNSISQEKQLIIYRIIQELVNNAIKHADTSEIIVQISVEENLLNLTVEDNGKGFDHTSLNVRKTAGFHNIELRVQFLKGTMNITSELNIGTSIELQIPIH is encoded by the coding sequence ATGAAATTTAATAAAGATAAGGGTTTGATATACAGGTTGTTATTTATATTTACTTTATGTGTTTGTCCGTTTTTTGTTCAGGCGCAGGATGTTTTAAGCAAATTAGAAAAGGAATACAGCCAGGCTTCAAACAATACAACAGAGCAGCTCAATCTGGCTCCCAAATTCGCGACTGCCTTATTTTTTCATAATCTTAAATCTAAGTCTTATCAGATTTTAGAAACCAATATTTCCATTGCTGCAAAACAGACAGATGGAAAGTATGCCACAATTTTATACGCCGTACAAGCCATGAACTATCGGCTGGATAACAAAACCACAGAGTCTTCAAAAAGTCTTGACATGGCAAAGACATATAGCTTAAAAACGAATAGTAATGAAGCAAAAGGGTATGTACAATATGCAAAAGGCTGGATTCTAACCCGTAATAATAAAACGACTGATGCTGTTGCCGCTTACCTGAAAGCTATCGAATATTATGAAAACTCACCAACCACTTCCACACTATATGGAAGATTGGGGAATGCAGCCAAGGAATTATCCGCCATTTATGCTGACCTGAATGAATATCAGCTGGAAGAAAAATACAGCAAACAATTTCTATTGTTAGCTTCCAAGCAAAATGATCCCAATCTTATCTTTGATGCTTACATGCGGATGGGATACGTATATGAACAAAAATATACACAGGAATCATCCAATACAATGTTTCGAAATAAAACAGAACAGTATTATTTACAGGCTATTGCTACTTTCAATAAAAACAAAGATGTAATGCTTAGCAGAAATAGCCTTTCATATGCTGCCATCAATTTAGCGAATTTATATACTGGGTTTGACAGTAATAAGGCAATGCAATATGCCCAGCTCGCTAATAAGGTGAGCCTTGAAATTGGTGATGCTATTCACATTGCTTCCTCCTTTGGAATTTTAGCAGAATTGGCATTACAGGATAAAAATTATGATTTAGCTAAGTCTTATTTTCTGAAAGCATCTATGGAAATTGGGAAAAGCCCTGTAAGAAATCATATGATAGAATTGTCTATCCTTGAATCTCTATCCAGAATCAGCGAAGAGCAGGGGAATTACAAAGAAGCACTGAGTTATTATAAAAGTTATGTTAATCAATACAAAAGTGTTTACGACCAGGAAAAACTGGATATCACCAAAAGATTAGAATCACAGTTTGATAAAGAGCGGCAAGAACAGAAATATATAAAACTGCAACTGGAAAGTGATAAAAAAGCACAGGAAATTAAGTTGATCAACATCCTTCGGGCACAACGTGAACAGGTCTACAACAACTTAAAGCTAGTGGAAGAAAATCAGCGGGAACGACTGAAATTTTCAGAACTTGAATCAGAAAAAAAAGAACAGCAGCTTCGTTTGGCAAAATTGGAAACCCAGCAAAAGAACAACGATATTAATAACTTCAAAAAGCTATTGGCATTCAAGGAAAAGATCAATACCTACTACATTTTTTTTATTATCTTTTTCATTGTTCTGATCCTCTTATTACTCTACGCCTATAAACAACGTGCCAAATCTATGAAACAAAGGGACGAACTGCATGCCCTGGCCATGGAAAAAGAGAAACAAAACTCGAAAATTTCCACCCTTACGGCATTGCTTGAAGGGCAGGAACAGGAACGTGGACGTCTTGCCCGTGATCTTCATGATGGATTGGGAGGATTGCTTTCCGGAACTAAGCATCAATTGTCCTATTTAAATCCTCATCAATCCGAAAATATAGAGGAGGGAATTTCAAAATCAATTGATCAGATTGATGGTGCTGTAGAGGAGCTAAGACGGGTAGCTCATAATTTAATGCCTGACTTATTAATGAAATACGGTTTGGAAGTAGCCATTCAGGAGTTTGCTTCCCGCATATCCAATAATGCATTAGAGATCCATGCTGAATTTATCAATTACAGTAATTCCATATCGCAGGAAAAACAGCTGATCATATACAGGATTATTCAGGAATTGGTCAACAATGCGATAAAACATGCCGATACTTCTGAAATTATTGTTCAGATAAGTGTAGAAGAAAACCTATTAAATCTTACAGTAGAAGATAATGGTAAAGGTTTTGACCATACAAGCTTAAATGTTAGAAAAACAGCCGGGTTTCACAATATAGAATTAAGAGTCCAATTTTTAAAAGGAACAATGAATATCACCTCCGAATTGAATATTGGTACCAGTATAGAACTTCAAATTCCTATTCATTAA